From the genome of Prevotella herbatica, one region includes:
- a CDS encoding type II toxin-antitoxin system HipA family toxin — translation MNTLYVYGDFDWLERPQLIGELGYESLRGSDSYSFIYNNEWLSKYGSIFLSADINNYPGQQYTQPGKDIFGCFSDALPDRWGRTLLNRREQIQAEEEKRPVRKLSSFDYLIGIDDYSRMGGFRLKKEPNGSFINCEQSLRIPPLTDIRSLVVASIEIEKSEEKNILPDKKWIQQLVHPGTSLGGARPKAGIVDEKQQLYVAKFPSRKDDYDVALWEHLSHLLAKEAGVVAAETRIISSGEKYHALLSKRFDRTEKGIRIHFASAMTLLGLTDGCDAKTGNGYLDIVDFILQNCCDVNENLSQLYRRVAFNIAIGNSDDHFRNHGFLLTPRGWTLSPAYDMNPTLSEYQSLLINSSTNESSLQILFGSCEEYMISKEEARIIINEVIAGVHKWHSIAVSLGIAKREIDMFYHVYSKTILNL, via the coding sequence ATGAATACTTTGTATGTATATGGTGACTTCGATTGGCTAGAAAGACCTCAGTTGATTGGTGAGTTAGGCTACGAATCTCTTCGAGGCTCTGATTCTTATTCGTTTATATACAACAATGAATGGCTTTCAAAATATGGGAGCATTTTCCTAAGTGCCGACATTAATAATTATCCTGGTCAACAGTATACACAACCTGGTAAAGATATCTTTGGATGCTTCAGCGACGCTTTACCTGATCGTTGGGGTAGAACATTACTTAATCGTCGCGAGCAAATACAAGCTGAAGAAGAGAAAAGGCCAGTTAGAAAACTATCCTCGTTTGATTATCTTATTGGTATTGATGACTACTCACGAATGGGTGGTTTTAGGTTAAAGAAAGAACCAAATGGAAGTTTTATTAACTGTGAGCAATCTCTTCGTATTCCGCCACTTACAGATATTCGTTCACTTGTTGTTGCAAGCATAGAAATTGAAAAAAGTGAAGAGAAAAATATCCTTCCTGATAAGAAATGGATACAGCAACTTGTCCACCCTGGAACATCCTTGGGAGGTGCTCGTCCGAAAGCTGGTATTGTTGACGAAAAACAACAACTTTATGTGGCTAAGTTCCCATCTCGTAAGGATGATTATGATGTGGCACTCTGGGAACATCTTAGTCATTTGCTTGCTAAAGAAGCTGGTGTTGTAGCTGCTGAAACAAGAATTATTTCTTCAGGTGAAAAGTACCATGCACTCCTTTCAAAACGATTTGATCGTACAGAAAAGGGTATAAGAATACACTTTGCATCGGCTATGACTCTGTTAGGTCTTACTGACGGTTGTGATGCTAAGACAGGAAACGGATATCTCGATATCGTGGACTTCATTCTCCAAAACTGTTGTGATGTAAATGAGAATCTTAGTCAGTTGTATCGTCGTGTTGCTTTTAATATTGCTATCGGAAATAGTGATGACCATTTCCGTAATCATGGCTTCTTACTTACACCAAGGGGCTGGACATTAAGCCCAGCTTATGATATGAATCCAACACTTAGTGAATACCAGAGTCTCCTTATTAACTCATCAACTAATGAATCAAGCCTACAGATATTGTTTGGTTCTTGTGAGGAATACATGATCAGCAAAGAAGAAGCCCGAATAATCATTAATGAAGTAATTGCGGGAGTTCATAAATGGCATTCTATTGCCGTTTCTCTTGGTATTGCAAAACGCGAGATAGATATGTTTTATCATGTGTACAGTAAGACAATATTAAATCTATAG
- a CDS encoding helix-turn-helix domain-containing protein has translation MSKTTMGTKLPRKLEQKMQIVGEQIKLARLRRNLSVAQVAERATCSALTINRIEKGTPTVAIGIYLRVLYALQLDDDILFLAQKDEMGRALQDLALTHRERASKKI, from the coding sequence ATGAGTAAAACTACAATGGGTACTAAATTGCCCCGAAAATTGGAACAAAAGATGCAGATTGTAGGCGAGCAGATTAAGTTGGCTCGTTTGCGTCGAAATCTTAGTGTGGCTCAGGTTGCTGAACGTGCGACTTGTTCGGCATTGACTATAAATAGAATAGAGAAAGGCACACCAACTGTAGCTATTGGCATCTATCTTCGTGTTTTATATGCTTTGCAGTTGGATGATGATATATTGTTCTTGGCACAAAAAGATGAGATGGGACGTGCTTTGCAAGATTTGGCACTAACTCATCGAGAACGTGCTTCAAAAAAGATTTAA
- a CDS encoding MBL fold metallo-hydrolase produces the protein MKLTYIYHSGFAIETESCMLIFDYWMDPTGVIPKILSTTNKPVYVFASHFHEDHFTKDILKWRTDYPTLSFIYILSKDILKRRRADKEDADVWMAKGSVWSEDILNVYATGSNDSGVSWIVEVKETESQVYVERIFHAGDLNNWYARFLTDTYDGNPIDSEEPMNEAEAESSSLELCSARKRKTVGQFGVIDPIKDEKQFLGELKDIKKIADSFDVVMFPVDGRIGNGYTRGARQFIEQFKVGLFIPMHFVVSGFKSAWRMKEFTDEYNIPFWSIEKEGQSINVEKEQTMATRK, from the coding sequence ATGAAACTGACATATATATATCATAGTGGTTTTGCAATTGAGACAGAAAGTTGTATGCTCATCTTTGATTATTGGATGGATCCTACAGGAGTCATCCCTAAGATTCTATCCACTACTAACAAACCTGTTTATGTATTCGCGAGCCATTTCCATGAAGATCACTTCACAAAGGATATTCTGAAATGGAGAACCGATTACCCAACTCTTTCTTTCATCTATATTCTTTCAAAGGATATTCTGAAACGCAGAAGAGCCGACAAAGAAGATGCTGACGTATGGATGGCAAAAGGTTCTGTATGGAGCGAAGATATTCTAAACGTCTATGCCACAGGCAGTAATGATAGTGGAGTTTCATGGATAGTTGAAGTAAAAGAGACCGAAAGTCAAGTTTATGTCGAGCGTATTTTTCATGCTGGCGATCTAAATAATTGGTATGCTCGTTTTCTGACTGATACCTATGATGGAAATCCTATTGATAGTGAAGAACCGATGAACGAAGCAGAGGCAGAGTCGAGCTCGCTCGAACTTTGTTCTGCAAGGAAGAGGAAGACCGTAGGTCAATTTGGTGTTATTGATCCAATAAAGGATGAGAAACAATTCCTCGGAGAGTTGAAAGACATCAAAAAGATAGCAGACTCTTTCGATGTCGTGATGTTCCCTGTAGATGGCCGTATTGGTAACGGATATACTCGTGGAGCCAGACAATTCATCGAGCAATTCAAGGTTGGATTGTTTATCCCAATGCATTTTGTTGTTAGTGGTTTTAAGAGTGCATGGCGCATGAAAGAGTTTACCGACGAATACAACATACCTTTTTGGAGCATTGAGAAGGAAGGTCAATCAATTAATGTAGAAAAGGAACAAACAATGGCGACTAGGAAATGA
- a CDS encoding DNA/RNA helicase domain-containing protein, which produces MEFNSRIIYSAPQSQFFKDVLLNKVVGKMVESSAKINLSPGKPELNSWNNNVRHIKDLIELSDVNDTYVTFEYFIPYSRKRIDCVLYGQDKNNKKNVVHIELKQWSNSGVKESNSDGNFITSDEEPTFNVTAFTGGAYRVVPHPSQQVKGYQGYLTNFVETVSSHEVTLTGLAYCYNYFRDSTFSTLLFDDKYKPLLNEFPTYAADDVAALAKDLYRLLGNGQGLSVFNKMMSSRIRPSKKLLEEVSTMIENGDPSSFSLIEDQIVARNIIRDKIKLLSKNKNQKSVILVKGGPGTGKTVIALHLIAEMAKSKLNVHYATKSKPLLEGVRTQLKPGSRVLFSNVGSFVPYYAEENNIDVLFVDEAHRILKSANSQFTKANARTDLSQIDTLVRSAKVSVFFIDDRQAIRGVEIGSSELIRECAERWNAKVDEVELVSQFRCNGSDNYLNWIEQVLYNQEIKSVFDKTEYDFQVFDDPQNMYDALCVKNAEEGITARLTAGFCWPWTNHLVDGKLAPDVQIGDFAMPWETHSKITSPPNGYVRWYEWAYKPEGIKQVGCIYTAQGFEFDYIGVIIGEDFRYNEITKQIITDKSACKDSVLRQNRKGATMTFDDYVRNIYRVLMSRGMKGCYVYCCDPALGKYLKSLIDEMPTFILKAAKLVPEYTEEPMIAAEEIHEEEEFFVAEIDPEKQYTEYLPLYSIRAACGRFGDGEPVQVQGWVKAEGIGRLNLNMYVVKAVGHSMEPFIIDGEYCVFRTYTGGSRQGMVVLAQHHSFYDTDNQGAYSIKEYQSVKHYNSDGTWEHDEILLMPRNPEYTPIRISVEDSDDFRIVGEFVGKLEE; this is translated from the coding sequence ATGGAGTTTAACTCAAGAATCATATATAGCGCACCGCAATCCCAGTTTTTTAAGGATGTGTTGCTAAACAAGGTGGTTGGGAAAATGGTGGAATCTTCAGCCAAAATAAACCTTTCACCAGGTAAGCCTGAGCTGAACTCTTGGAACAATAATGTTCGTCATATCAAGGATCTTATTGAATTATCAGATGTTAATGATACGTATGTGACTTTTGAATATTTTATTCCATATAGTCGCAAGCGTATTGATTGTGTGCTTTATGGTCAGGATAAGAATAATAAGAAAAATGTTGTTCATATTGAGCTTAAGCAATGGAGTAATTCGGGCGTAAAGGAAAGTAATAGCGACGGAAACTTTATAACAAGCGATGAAGAACCTACTTTTAATGTGACTGCATTTACAGGTGGTGCTTATCGTGTAGTGCCTCACCCATCGCAACAGGTGAAAGGTTATCAAGGTTATTTGACTAACTTTGTAGAAACAGTTAGCAGTCATGAGGTCACATTAACAGGCTTGGCATATTGCTATAACTATTTCCGTGATTCAACATTCTCAACTCTGCTATTTGATGATAAATACAAGCCTTTGTTGAATGAATTTCCTACTTATGCAGCCGATGATGTGGCGGCATTAGCGAAGGATTTATATCGACTATTGGGCAACGGTCAAGGTCTGTCGGTATTCAATAAAATGATGTCGAGTCGTATTCGCCCATCGAAAAAACTACTAGAAGAGGTTTCCACAATGATTGAAAACGGTGATCCTTCATCCTTCTCATTGATTGAAGACCAAATCGTTGCGAGAAATATCATTCGCGATAAGATAAAACTGCTCAGTAAGAATAAAAATCAGAAAAGCGTTATTTTGGTGAAAGGTGGCCCTGGAACTGGCAAGACTGTGATAGCATTGCATCTAATTGCTGAAATGGCTAAGTCTAAGCTCAATGTACACTATGCGACAAAGTCTAAACCTTTACTTGAAGGTGTGCGTACGCAACTGAAGCCTGGCAGTAGAGTGCTTTTTTCAAACGTAGGAAGTTTTGTTCCTTATTACGCAGAGGAAAATAATATTGACGTACTCTTTGTCGATGAAGCTCATCGTATTCTGAAGAGCGCAAACAGTCAATTTACAAAGGCTAATGCTCGAACAGATTTATCTCAGATTGATACGCTTGTTCGCTCAGCAAAGGTATCTGTATTCTTCATAGACGATCGTCAAGCTATTCGTGGTGTGGAAATTGGATCTTCTGAACTCATACGTGAATGTGCTGAACGATGGAATGCAAAGGTTGATGAGGTGGAGCTTGTATCTCAATTCCGTTGTAATGGTTCGGATAATTATCTGAACTGGATAGAGCAAGTTTTATATAACCAAGAGATTAAATCGGTATTTGACAAGACCGAGTATGATTTTCAAGTATTTGATGATCCACAAAATATGTATGATGCCCTTTGTGTAAAAAATGCTGAAGAAGGAATCACTGCTCGTCTTACAGCTGGATTCTGTTGGCCTTGGACTAATCATCTTGTTGATGGTAAATTGGCACCTGATGTACAAATTGGTGATTTTGCTATGCCTTGGGAAACTCATAGTAAAATAACCTCTCCGCCTAATGGTTATGTGAGATGGTATGAGTGGGCTTACAAGCCTGAAGGTATAAAGCAAGTAGGATGCATTTATACTGCTCAAGGATTCGAATTTGACTATATTGGAGTCATTATAGGAGAAGATTTTCGCTATAACGAAATAACAAAGCAAATTATCACAGATAAATCTGCATGTAAAGATAGTGTACTGCGCCAGAATAGGAAAGGAGCAACCATGACCTTTGATGACTACGTACGCAATATATATCGTGTGCTGATGTCACGTGGCATGAAGGGTTGTTATGTATATTGCTGTGATCCAGCGTTAGGAAAATATCTTAAGTCTCTTATAGATGAAATGCCGACATTTATTCTTAAGGCTGCAAAGCTTGTTCCTGAATATACAGAAGAACCTATGATTGCTGCAGAAGAAATTCACGAAGAAGAGGAATTTTTTGTTGCAGAAATAGATCCAGAAAAGCAATATACTGAATATCTTCCATTATATTCTATCCGTGCAGCTTGCGGTCGCTTTGGTGATGGTGAACCTGTACAGGTACAAGGCTGGGTAAAAGCCGAAGGGATTGGACGTTTGAATCTAAATATGTATGTAGTAAAGGCTGTTGGTCACTCCATGGAGCCATTTATCATTGATGGAGAATATTGCGTGTTCCGTACCTATACTGGTGGTTCACGTCAGGGAATGGTAGTACTTGCACAGCATCATAGTTTCTATGATACAGACAATCAAGGAGCATATTCCATCAAGGAGTATCAAAGCGTGAAGCATTACAACTCAGACGGTACATGGGAGCATGATGAAATTCTTCTTATGCCACGCAATCCAGAATACACACCAATAAGAATTAGCGTTGAAGATAGTGATGACTTCCGCATTGTTGGCGAATTTGTCGGTAAGCTTGAAGAATGA